GCTCCGGAGGCCTGTGCTCTAATCCACTGAGCTAATCACCCGCTGACAGGTATCCCAAGTTCCTTCATCACAAGCTTCATGTCTTCCCAGACGGGTTTTTTAAGAGACGGGTTTCGCAGAAGCGCGGCTGGGTGGTACGTAATCATAAGCTTTGAGTCCCCGTACTGGTGAAAAGTGCCTCTTAACTGCCCCATCTTGAAGTTCTTAAGCTTGAGCATCAATCCGGTAGCGACGCTTCCGAGAGAAACTATTACCTCGGGGTTTATGCTTTCTATCTGTTTCATAAGAAAAGGCTCGCAGCTTGCCACTTCGTCCGGTTGCGGGTTCCTGTTCCCCGGAGGACGGCACTTCACAACGTTGCATATGTACACGTCCTTTCTCTCAAGCTTCATCGCCCGGATTATCTTCGTAAGCAACTGTCCCGCCCTTCCGACAAAGGGCCTTCCCTGAATGTCTTCGTCCCTTCCGGGACCTTCACCGACAAACACGAGCCTTGCCTTGGGATTCCCCTCACCGAACACTATGCTCTTTCTGGTCTCGCAGAGACGGCACCTCGTGCAGTCCCCTAGTTCCTCTCTTATCTCGGAAAGCGTCTTGACCGCAGATGAATCCCTCGATTTTCTGCGATCACTTAAAAGAACGGTTCCGTTTCTCTCCGTATCCGCTATTTCGGTGCCTCCAGCGGCAAACCCAGCCGGCAACTCCTCTATCCCGATCTCCTTGCAGAACCGAAGATAGTTCTCAAGCGCCCGCGCCGTCTCGTAAAATTCACTGGAACTCATTGCTCGCCGGAAAGGAAGTTTAACACAAACAGTAGTAGGTAGCGAAGGGGTTTGAAAGCGAGGCGGGTTTTAATTAGAATAAGACCGCGTTTGCAAAAACCCAAGACCTAAACCCGTCAAACGCTTTCCCCTCGGAATGGAGAGAGAATACAAACCGCAGGAAATCGAGAAAAAGTGGCAGGATTTCTGGGCGGAAAAAGGCACCTACAAAGTCTCCGAGGAAACCTCCGGAGAAAAATACTACGTTCTTGAAATGTTCCCATACCCGTCAGGGAGAATCCACATGGGACACGTGAGAAACTACACGATCGGGGACGTTGTCTCGAGATTCAAAAGGGCGAGGGGCTTCAACGTGCTCCATCCCATCGGGTGG
The window above is part of the Candidatus Dadabacteria bacterium genome. Proteins encoded here:
- a CDS encoding uracil-DNA glycosylase codes for the protein MSSSEFYETARALENYLRFCKEIGIEELPAGFAAGGTEIADTERNGTVLLSDRRKSRDSSAVKTLSEIREELGDCTRCRLCETRKSIVFGEGNPKARLVFVGEGPGRDEDIQGRPFVGRAGQLLTKIIRAMKLERKDVYICNVVKCRPPGNRNPQPDEVASCEPFLMKQIESINPEVIVSLGSVATGLMLKLKNFKMGQLRGTFHQYGDSKLMITYHPAALLRNPSLKKPVWEDMKLVMKELGIPVSG